One region of Chloroflexota bacterium genomic DNA includes:
- the efp gene encoding elongation factor P produces MIDVNDLRKGVIFELDGNLYRVLDYHHHKPGRGKATIRVKARDLRSGAIIDRTFPSGNQVQDVQLDHHNAQYLYTDGEFYHFMDNETFEQFAIPAKVLGDDARFLKDGMEVKLTFYQSEPLTVEFPITVDMEVVQAEVAVRGDTATGVTKKVVTETGLEVQVPAFVKQGDIIRVDTRTGAYVTRVS; encoded by the coding sequence ATGATCGATGTGAACGATTTGCGCAAGGGTGTCATTTTTGAACTGGACGGCAACCTTTATCGGGTGCTGGATTATCATCACCACAAGCCTGGTCGGGGCAAGGCGACGATTCGTGTCAAGGCGCGTGACTTGCGCTCCGGCGCGATTATTGACCGCACTTTCCCTTCCGGCAACCAGGTGCAAGATGTGCAGTTAGACCACCACAATGCCCAGTATCTCTACACCGACGGCGAGTTTTACCATTTTATGGACAACGAGACGTTCGAGCAGTTCGCCATTCCGGCAAAGGTGCTGGGGGATGATGCCAGGTTCCTCAAGGATGGCATGGAAGTCAAACTGACCTTTTACCAAAGCGAGCCGCTGACGGTGGAATTCCCCATCACGGTGGACATGGAAGTGGTGCAGGCAGAAGTGGCGGTGCGCGGCGATACGGCGACCGGCGTGACCAAGAAGGTGGTGACGGAGACCGGGCTGGAAGTGCAGGTGCCGGCCTTTGTCAAGCAGGGCGATATCATTCGGGTGGATACCCGCACCGGGGCGTATGTCACGCGGGTAAGTTGA
- a CDS encoding murein biosynthesis integral membrane protein MurJ: MPKKHLLPRIARTTLMLTALFAVDKVLAFTRQIIIGHEFGLSASLDAFNAANNLPDLLFALISGGALAMAFIPVLSEYRTTRGRDALWELFSRIANLAFLTTAALAVLIAIFALPLIRWEFGIAPHFTPAQQRLAASLMRLDLIGTVIFSLSGLVTAGLQANQHFFLPAVAPLMYNLGQIFGAAVLAPEKGLSLGPVHLPGFGFGIHGLVYGVLIGAVLHLGVQIPALVRYGFRWHALIGLRHPGVVKVLRLMGPRVLTMFFIQLVFLARDNLASRVGTGAVSALAYGWFIMQVPETLLGTALGLVLLPTLSEQIARGDWKAFAATFNRGVQGLLGLTLPIAAVLAVALPGLLPVLGLGAAGTQLVVWTTRAYLLGLAGHSLLELATRGFYAQQDAKTPLLASALNSAAYIGLGVLAILSGKNLGAEGTLFGATGIGLANAIAFTTEATLLFFLLHRRRREVPAFDSAPRDALLGALAGGLVGAAVMAYAPAPLLARGLAASALGALAALPFIWKEGKALLSW, translated from the coding sequence ATGCCCAAAAAGCACTTGCTGCCCCGCATTGCCCGCACCACCCTGATGCTCACCGCCCTCTTTGCGGTGGACAAAGTGCTGGCCTTCACCCGCCAGATCATCATCGGCCATGAATTCGGCCTCTCGGCCTCTCTGGACGCCTTCAACGCGGCCAACAACCTGCCCGACCTGCTGTTTGCGCTCATTTCGGGCGGCGCGCTGGCCATGGCTTTCATTCCAGTGCTCTCCGAATACCGCACTACGCGCGGCCGCGACGCCCTGTGGGAATTGTTTTCCCGCATCGCCAACCTGGCCTTCCTGACCACGGCGGCGCTGGCCGTGCTCATTGCCATTTTCGCCCTGCCGCTCATCCGCTGGGAATTCGGCATTGCCCCCCACTTCACCCCCGCCCAACAGCGGCTGGCGGCCTCGTTGATGCGGCTCGACCTCATCGGCACGGTCATCTTTTCCCTCAGCGGCCTGGTCACCGCCGGTTTGCAAGCCAACCAGCACTTCTTCCTGCCCGCGGTGGCCCCGCTGATGTATAACCTGGGGCAAATTTTCGGCGCGGCGGTGCTGGCCCCCGAAAAAGGGCTGTCGCTGGGTCCGGTCCACCTGCCCGGCTTCGGTTTCGGCATTCACGGCCTGGTGTATGGCGTGCTCATCGGGGCGGTGCTGCACCTGGGGGTGCAAATTCCCGCGCTGGTGCGCTACGGCTTCCGCTGGCACGCGCTCATCGGGCTGCGGCATCCGGGTGTGGTCAAGGTACTGCGCCTGATGGGCCCGCGCGTACTGACCATGTTCTTCATCCAACTGGTGTTTCTGGCGCGCGACAACCTGGCTTCACGGGTAGGCACCGGCGCGGTCAGCGCGCTGGCTTACGGCTGGTTCATCATGCAGGTGCCAGAAACCCTTCTGGGCACGGCGCTGGGGCTGGTGCTGCTGCCCACGCTTTCCGAACAAATCGCCCGCGGCGATTGGAAAGCCTTTGCCGCCACCTTCAACCGAGGCGTGCAGGGGCTTTTAGGGCTTACCCTGCCCATTGCAGCGGTGCTGGCCGTGGCGTTACCCGGCCTGCTGCCGGTGTTGGGGTTAGGGGCCGCAGGCACCCAGCTGGTGGTGTGGACGACCCGCGCCTATCTGCTCGGCCTGGCGGGGCACAGCCTGCTGGAACTCGCGACGCGCGGCTTTTATGCACAGCAAGACGCCAAAACGCCCCTGCTGGCTTCCGCGCTCAACAGCGCGGCCTACATTGGGTTGGGGGTGCTGGCAATCCTTTCTGGCAAGAACCTGGGCGCAGAAGGCACGCTGTTCGGCGCGACGGGCATTGGCCTGGCGAACGCCATCGCCTTCACCACGGAGGCTACGCTGCTCTTCTTCCTGCTCCACCGGCGGCGCCGCGAAGTGCCCGCCTTCGACAGTGCGCCGCGTGATGCTTTGCTGGGTGCGCTGGCAGGCGGGTTGGTGGGGGCTGCGGTCATGGCTTATGCACCCGCTCCGCTACTGGCCCGCGGCCTGGCCGCTTCGGCATTAGGGGCGCTGGCAGCATTGCCGTTCATTTGGAAAGAGGGCAAAGCCCTGCTGAGCTGGTAA